The following nucleotide sequence is from Dromaius novaehollandiae isolate bDroNov1 chromosome Z, bDroNov1.hap1, whole genome shotgun sequence.
CCCTGCTGAGAGGAGAGCAAAAAGGAACTGCCTGTCACTTTGCTGAGCTAGATGTGCACGGGGTGGGACTGTGTGCCTCTAGACCAGAGGAAGTGCACAGGCAGTGACGTGTTGGTAGGGCATGTCTGCTATTTGCAGCACTCAGCTGGGCATCACTTGTCTTCTGTAACCAGGGTTGTTTGAAAGAAAAACCTTCTCTTAATCAGCTTTGGCTTCACAGCCAAGATTATACCTCTGTGGCTGTTCAGGAGATGAAATGAAACTTGTCAGATACATTCAATGTCCCATTAGGATAGGAAAATTCGTATTATAGGCACTCTAAGAACTTGCATAGACCCTTGTGGAGGCTGGCATGGGAAGTGCTCCCTTTGCAGGTTCGTACCTGTAAGGTACTGCCTGCAGGAATCCTTACGACAAAACCCGACCTTGCAGCACTCAGCACACTGCTGGGACAGGCTATGGGCCTGCTTTCTACCTGTGCCCTCCTCAGCCCACGAGGAAGGAGAGTGGAGCAAGGATGGATGGAGCCAGGAGGAGGACAGGGGACAAGGGGCAGGGCTTGTGGCAGGGGaaaggggcaggggctggggctggggtaAAGCAGAGGACCTGAACGGAGAAGGCCCCATGTCCCACGTGCATGGGGGCTTGGGCAGGAAGGGAGAAGCAGAGGGACAGAGTCAgccagcacagggacagcagAAGAGTTGTGTTACTGCTGTGGAAGCGAGTGACCaggcatgggggtggggggagagggggcatcTCCCACGCctctgggagggaggaagagccaTGGCTGGAGAGAGGTGCAGCCCAGCAGGAGTGCCGTGCACTGGGAGTGTGAGGGGCAGGCTGACCTGGGGGCTGGGGGACAGCAGCCTGCACTGTGTGGGTGGCAGGTCAAAATGAGGGGAAAGAGGGGGTCTGCTCTTGCAGGGGTGATTCTTTCAGGAATCTCTTTGCTGCGGGACATGGTGGAGGGCTAAGAGTGTCCACGGACACAAGGGCAGAGCAGAGAAGTCCATGGATGAGTGGTCAGTCCTGGGCTGGCTGAGGTGTCTTGTCCTGACCAAGGGGTgtgtcaccttcccctctcccttttgGGGGCTGGACTCCATCACTGGTGACTCCTGACACCCCCGTCATCTCCCCTGCCCCACCTGGTCATCCTGCAACCCTGACTAACATGCACCCCCTTTTGCCTCTGCCAGAAATGTGCCAAAGGCCCCGGTGGGATCAAAGACTCCAGCTGGCACCAGACCACCCAACCTACAAAAAGAATGAAGAAGTCATGCTGAGCTGCCCTGAGGGTCTCCATCCATCCTTCTCCCAAGTCAAATGTGCAAGTGAAGTCCAGTCTATCAGTCATGGGAAACCTGTATACAGAGAAGTTTGGATGGGGAGCAATGGCACAGGTGGCTGGATCCGCATTCGATCTAACGTGGAGTGCGTTGGTAAGGGAGGCTTCAGGAGCATTCCtgactgccctgctctgccctccctgaacaggaaaatgcaggctgtgtgtgcacacaaaatttcaggctctcttccaggccacGGTATCAGTAGGTGTTGCTGAAGGCAGTCCTGATGGAGCCCTTAAGCCTACCCTGTCCTCGTCCAGTGTTCCCAGGCACACCTCAGAGTGGAAAGTGGCAGGTGCCAGCATTTGTCCCTGAAGGTCCTGTCATGAAGGGGCTTATGCTGCCTGGCCCACAACAGGCCAGGGCAGGGTTCTGGGCATGCAGGACTCCAGCCTTCAGCTTTTGTGTGTGCAGGAGGCTTGTGGTGATGGTGTGTAGGTGACATGGGGCTCCTTGAGGGCTTTTGGCCCTGACAGCCCAAGAGTATTTGCTGGAGGGAGAGAGGATAAAGCATTGGGCATGGAACAAGTGTGTgtggtgcaggctgtgggctgcaCTGAATCACAACTGTGGTGGGCTCTGCTGCCTATGTCCCATGCAGTTGTGATAGTGCCGCAACCTGCCCCCCACTTACTGGTCGTGGGCCCTGCTCCATGCTGGGCTCAGGTTCAGTGCCATGTAGTCACAGCTTGGGGCACGGATATCCCTGCCAAGGGAGGGTAGGGTGAACTTGTGCTGTTTGAGAATCCCAGTTAGATGTCCCCAAAGTTTTGGTGACAATTAGTCCTCTGCTGCTGCCCAACTTGCTGAGTGCCCTCTGACTGGGCCAAAGCGAGAGGGCTCAGGGCCAGTTCCCTGCTAGCAGCTCTGAGCAAGGGGAGCGTGGGAATGTGGGCTGGAGAGGAAGGGGATGATGCTCCTCTGACAGTCTGTGATCCATGAGCAGGGGCCATGGGGTGAATCTCCATGCCTGGCCCAAGTTTTGAGGCTGTCCTGTCTTGTCCCTTTGACTCTGTCTTGGCCTGTCCTGTAGCACATGCCCAGACTAGGCAGTGAGAGCTTTGAGGCCCCTGAACCAAATGCCGGTTGGACAGTGCCCTCCCTGGTGCCCAGAGTCCCTGGAGCTCCCTACTCTTCCTGGCTTTTCCCAGGAGGCCTAGGGGAAGCAGTGTGGGGTCTTTCTTCCCCTCATCCCCTCCCTAGAAATGCTGTGGGGAGAGCTCCTCATACTGTGTCTTAGAGCTCCATCCCTCCTCATACTGTGCCAGGGCACAGGATACCCCCCTTCTCTTGGGTCTTGTTAACAGCATGGAAAGGCTAGTTCTCCAACAGCCAAATATGCTTGGCTGTGGAACTGCTTGGACCCACAAACACTGAGTAGGGACAGGTGCTTTCAGCAATGTGCACATGCCCGTTAAGCCATGCCTGGCTTCTTAGCATACCGTGATCCCAAACTGCTCCTGCTCCCCAACTCAGAGACATGAAGGGACTGCATGTCAGTCAGCCTcatgcttcctcttcctccctgctgggTGGGCAGCAGGGCTCTCTGACTGCAGCATCcttgcagaggcaggaggggaagggaaggaaatgatGCGCTTGCAATGTTTCCTTCACAGAACTTCTCCAGGTTGTCCCTGGTACCTCGGAGGTTTCTGCCACCAGCATCAAACTGAACTGGACCTGCAGGTTCCCTGACGCCTGCCAGCACATGCGGGCCATGTGCCGTCTGGCTgggccttcctcccctccctgtgaGGCCAAGGAGGTCACGGGAGAGGAGATGCTACAGGGCCAGAAGGGAACATTCACCTGCCCCCCTCTGCAGCCCTTCACTGTCTACAGCGTCACCATCTCCTTGCCCCCCAGCACGGTCCTGTTCACGTGGCAATTCCAGACAGAGGAAACAGGTATGTGTCCATGGGCAAGTGCAGCAAGGCCAGGCCAGTCCTGGGCTGTGCCGCAGGTGGGGGAGGCTGGTAAATGCACCTTTCCCTCTGCAGCTCAACCCAGGCATCTACTCCCTGTGGTGATGGTCCTGAGATTGGGGCCTGCAGGAatttggggcaggggctgtgcagggccCTAGAGCAGAGCACATGCCCTCCTCACCCTCCCCAATGCAACAGCTGCAGCAGTATGTCTGCCCTTTTGGGGTGCAAAGCCTGCTTGGGGGGTCAGGTGGCAGACCGTCTCCTGGGCCAGGAGCTGCCTGCACCCTGCTCTGGCCTCAGCCCCATTGCCCGGCCCAGTGCATGACTCTGTCCTCCTGTGCTTCTAGTGCCGGACAAACCAGAGAATCTGTCACTGGATCCCAGCACCGGGTTGCTCAGGTGGAAGGCGCTGCCCTCCTGCAAAGGGCAGATCCTTGGATACCAGGTACCAGAGTAGCCCGGATTCACAGGGCTACTCCCTCAGCTTGCCAGGGGCAtccctgctggggctgctctgggcaTGCAGGCGGGGAGAGCAGGAAAGGTAAAGCTGTGACGAGCCACAGTTCCCCCACCTCCGGTCCTGTGGAGGTGAATTTCATGCTCTAACAAGTGTGAGCGTTTTCTGCTCACAGTCTGTGTTCCTCCTGCTCCGGTGCTGTCTGGAGAAGTGCTGAGTGCTCCCTGTCCCGTGGGCTTCCTCTCGGCTGTGCGGAGCCCGCTGTTTGGATGGCTTTGCACACCAGTGTGCAGTACTTCATGACACGTTCATTGGCTTACAGGAAGCCACAGGGGCAGCCAGCTCATAGCCACCTGGAGATAAGAGATGTTTCCTGCCTTACCGGCATTTCTTGGAAATCTTTGTCCTGTTCTGAGAGTAAAGGACTGCTCTGAGcgactcctcctcctcctggttgctgctctgctgctgtacCTCTGGTGCAGCAGAttcctctcagctgaggagtgctCCTCTGAAATGCCCCGTTTCTCTGGGAGAGGTCCGTAGTTCCTTTGACTTGCCCTCCGTGTGTGGCAAGAAGTGCCTCGTCTTTGTGACAAGTCAGGGCTCTTGGCACAGTGTAGTCCTGCTTCCTAGTATTTGGTGCCTGAGACTCTTACCAGCATGCTGTATGGCCTCTCTGAGGACAGACCAGTCCGTAGGGTGAAAGGGGGCCTcaacatgctgctgcttctactgcTGTGAGCTCTTTCCTGAAGGAGCCACGGGAGTGGGGCCATGGCTGCATTGCAAAGACCAGGCCACAGGAGCTTTGGGAGTCCGTGCCAGCTGGCTTTCTGCTCCCAGACACCGGGGCTTGTGACAAGAACCGTTTCTGTGGCTTTGAATCAACACTCTCTTGggcaaaaagaggaaaggaaaggaaaggaaaaagaaaagtaaatagaaaGTCAGGGCTGAGCTTCTGGGGGGGAGTGTCACCACATTACCCATGGTGTTGCAGTTATGCACCAGCGACCTGGCCTGGGGCTCGTTAAATGCATATACATCTCTCTCAATGAACCACCTCCATGTTGCCATGCTCCCACAAGCCTGATGCTTCCAGCATGGGGCCCAGACAACCTATGGGGGGCCCAAACAACCCTACGTGGGGCCCTTCTCAGGGTCACTGCACCCCGCGAGCTTTCCCTGCCTTTGCAGGGGATGCGGTGCCCTGGTGCGCCAGGGGCAGGGGCCCCACGAGCATgagcatgttgctgccgggctgCCTTGCCCCCAAGCAAGAGCTCAGcactgctcccctccagctctcTGTCCTCCTCCAGCTGAGCATCACGGCCAGGAGTGCGCACGAGGCCGGCTTCCTGGAGATTGAGCGGCTGAGGGTGAACAGCTCTGTCACCGAGTACACGCTGCCGGACCACCGACCCGGGCGCACGTACGTGGTGACGGTGCAGGGCCTCACGGCTGCCGGTGCCGGGGCTGTGTCACGCCAGGAATTTCTCAGCAGCGGCTTGGGTAAGGGGTCCACACGGGGTGCCTCTGTGGTGGCCGTGGAGCGtggcaggctgccatgcagaggggcGGTGGGGCCTGCCTCTCCCTGCTGAGCCCCAGGCTgcaccagcagctctgccagggcagatGCAGGGGCAGTCAGGCCCCAGCGCCGCCCCCGTCCCGCAGAATGGCTGCGTGGCCTCAGCTGCACCAGCcggggcagctctgcagcctgcgctgcccgtgggctgctgcctgccccgcgcaGGGcccctctgtgctctgctgcctgctgagcCTTGGCCCTCCGGTTCCTCTTCAGAGACCTCCGCCCCTCTCAACGTCAGCTCCTGCGGCGCTCGTGACATCTCCCCATCCCAAGGGACGGTCGTGCTTCCCCTGCGCCCCATCACCCAGCCCCACGGGGCAGTGAGGTGAGTGCAGCCTCTGGGGAGCTCAGCTGCTCTCTGTCCCGGGGAGCCTTTGCCCAGGGGCAGCACTTCCCCGCAGCTCCCTCCACTCTGCTCTCCCGCTGCCCGTGTCCCCAGCCCCTCTGACAGCCCTGCCTTGCAGGGAGCACCAGCTCATTGTCGCTGTGACCCAGGACACCGCTACGGTGGCAGGCGTGTGCTCAGGGGAGCTGCAGCCCTTCGACGCCAGCCTGCAGCACCGTGCCTACGTGGCCGCGGTGCTCAACCTCACGGCCCCCACCGACTTTGTGCTGGGTGACGGGACTCGCCAGCACGGTTACTACAACGCTCCCCTCCAGCCGGACGGGAACTACACGGTCCTTCTCCGCCTCGTTCACCGCCAGCAGCAGGTAGCCTCTCGCAGGGTTCAGGGTAGGGCAgaccttcttcctcctccccatccccagcagagcagagagtgggggctgctcctgccccatGCACTGAAAGCTGGGGCACCTTGGCAGCCTGGTCCTGCTTGGGAGCTTCATGCACAGCTGGGACGTTTTGTGGCCATGGGATGGAGGTCTTTGCTCCTGGGagtgggcagctgggcagcagtggccTGAGCTCTCCCTCCTGTCTTCCCCAACAGGCAGAGAAGTTCACCTGTGTTTGCTACAGCTTCTCTGGTAAGTGGgctcctctcctccaggccaGGCTCAGCCCTACACCCTGTGCCCAAGGCACCCTCCCGCATCCTGCCTTTTCCCAGGCTGGCCACTTCCCTTGGAGAAGGTTTGGCCTAGCCCAAGGGCAGTGGGGTCTTGGTGTGGAGGGCAGAGGAAACCTTTTATTTCTCTTACATGTGGGTATTCCTCCATCTCAGAAAATTCCTGGTCCACAGAGTTGTGTGTGGGGAAGGGTCCTAGGAAAGTGCCCAGCTGAGGGTCTTCATGGCAAGATCATAGTCCCTTCATGGGGTAAGCCCCTTGGATCCGGTGGCCTTGTTGACTGGGGGTTGTGCCTTCCTGCCCTTTCAAAGACCTGGAGCAAAGAGCCGGAGATGGGGCAGTGCCAGCAGAAAAGGTGGAAAGAGATGCAGAGCTGAATTGTTTGCTAGCTCTCTGCAAGGCAGGGCATGACTGGGCCTTGCTGCCTATCCCTTGCAGCAGCCAGGGTGGCAGAGCCCAgacacgtgtgcacacacgtgctCACACCCAGTGCCAAGGGTGGGGGCCCTCAGGGACCCATGCCCCAGGCTGTGACACCCACTCCCGGCTCTGTTATTTGCAGGGCAAGCCCCGGCCCCATGGCCCTGGACTGCGGTCACAGTGGTTCTTGTGCTCTTGGTGTTGGCCTTCCTGTTTGCAGGGATCCTGTGGTTTGTGCTGTCCAGGTGAGTGGCTGGGGGCCTGGATCACTGCTCTGCTGCAGGCCTTTgtgtgctggggggcagctggggctggagagggtcctctcctctgctgcttccaCCCTCTGGGTGGCATGGATGCAACCAGCTAGTCCTACCCTGGCTTGTCTGTAGGGCTGCTGCCTGGGGCTCATGAGTGTCTTCcttggggctggggcaggggccagAGGCACTGAGAGACCCCGTTCCCTGTGGCTcttcctgccactgctgccaTCCCTCGAGGTGCTGGTGAGCGACTCTTCTGCCAGCTCGTGGGAGGCCAAGAGCAGAGGGGTGCGaagccctccatccctctgctgcTGGAGTTGGCAGGGCCCTGGGCCATGTCAGCCTTGCCCCTCTCAGAATTGCCCTTTGTCTTCCCAGGAAAAAGAAGGCCTTGATCAGCCAACGCAAGGAGAacaattaaaaaggtaggaaaaatgCATCTTCCTGGGGCCACCATCACAGAGATGTCTGCAGGGCTGAGGTGGGCAGCAGGTCTCCTCCAGGAGGGCCTGACCCTTGGCAGAAACATCTGCTCATCCTCTCCCATCCTGGGATGACATGCCCCACATTTGCTCCAGCAAACTGGTCCCCTGGACAGTCAAGATGACTCTCTGCGCTGGGCCCTAGGCTGCAGCCAAGCGAGGCTCCAAGCATGTctccccagcctggcacagcagcagggacaagCAAAGAGAAGCACCCAAAGCGGAGACTTGTCTCTTGCTCTTTGGAGGGACCTAGGGCTGTTGGCAGGGCCCGAAGAGGGCTTACCCTCCCCTGTTATGGGAAAAGCTTTGATGGGAGGGATTGCAGGAGGGACAGGCCCCAGGGACTGGCTGCTCTTACATGTGCATGTCTGGGACACTGTGGATACCCCTAGGGACCTGTGGGTGGGCACAGCTGGGTGAAAGGATTGGGACCATGCACTGCCCAGCACTCCAGCTTGTCTCAGACACTCAcctgtgcaggcagctgtgctggcaggaCTTCCCTGCGCTGCCAAGAGCCCCCGGCAGCCTCTGCCCTGGGAGCCAAcaccccatctctgcccaggatGGCAGGAGACAGGCAGAGCAGTGAGGGAGTGGAGAAGAAGAGCAGGACATCTCTGGCTTGATGCTGATGGCAGCCGGCTCCCCAGGCGCTCCTATGACTGTGATCAGCCTGGGAGCCTTCATCTGGttcagcagagcaagaggaaaacaGGAGGCCAAGGAAAGGCTGTGAGCTTTCTGTTCCCTGAACCCTCTACCTTGCCCCGTCCTTCACTTACTGATGTTGTGATGCCTGGCGTACTTTGATGAGACTTCTTATAGTTCCTTTTTTTGagactttgctttcttttttgctttcctggaaGCAGGAACTGGAAACAAGGCTTCCTAGCCATTGAATTGTATGGGCTCAGGCTGAAGTTTGGCttgtgctgctgcctccagctgggCTCCCAacccctctccctgctccataTGCTGATATCCAGCCACACCCCTGGCTCTGCTCAAATTTGGCCCTCATCATTCTGCCTGCTGTGTCCAGAAAACCAATAAAGGCTTGTGGTTTGGAGGGGGCTGCCCTCTTGCCCTGCTACAGCTCCTGTCTGGTCCTTTCATTGCCCTTATGGGGGTAACATCTTCCGTGGGAAGCTGAGCTAACTGCATCTTGGGGAAGGGAGGCCAGGAGCCAGGTCCTGGCCTGGACCTGAGTCTGGCAGCATGCCTGATCCCCCACAGCTGTGCTAAGTAGCTCTCGCATGTGTTTGTATGGGGTACATGATAGGAATCAGGAAAGGCGGTGCTCTCCTGTGCACACCCTGGGCAAGACTGTGGCCCatgcctgtgctgtgagcagaGTTGGGGGACCTGCATGCTCTTTGCTCCTctgctgttccccccccccccaccaccacctgaTCATCTCTGGAAGAACAGCAAAAGTCAGAGCTTGACACCACCATGGCCAGCACAGAGCCTTTACTGGTAAGACACAGAATAGAGTCGGGGTTCAGCTCTGGCTCTGAGGCCCCTTCCCCTTTGAGCAGTTCTGGCCGAGCCAGTCTCCAAGGTGCAGCAGCCCCTCCTGGGAGGTAAACTGCACATATAGCATCAAGGGTACTCAAGTTTAGATGCTGCAACCTCGGACTGCTGCGGTGGAGACAGATAGGCTGTTGAGGGAGCCTCCCCAGAGATGACAAAGCTATAGCACCTAGGACAATCAATGTCAACAAGACAGCTCTTGAGGAAGAGGTTTTGGACCAGGATAGTCCTACAGCACTGTGGCTTTTCCTAGCTCATCTCGACCTTGGGCTTTGTGCTTCTCCCAGGGCAGGACAGTGAGACTAGGCTCCTGAGCCTTGTGGATCTGATAGAAGTTTGATGATCCCCTGGTGAAACAGTCCTGTGTTGATGGAGCTACCTCTTTTCCTACGCAGCTGCCTGAGGGGACATGGGAGCCCAGAGAAGGCAGCTTGTTCTCTCCATCCTGGGCATGAACAGGTTAAGTCTTGATACCTCCTCTGTGGCCTGCACACTCAGGCTGAGATGCCAGGTAAGTTCCTGCCCAACTCTGGGCAAAGGGCAGGGTTCCTGCTTCAAAGTCTTGTCAGTGACAACACAATTTGGAGACAGTCCAGAGTGTCCTGTCCAGCTGCAGAGGATAGAGCAGTAAAGCATCTTGAGGCTGTGTACACACATCTCATCTCCTCTGGTTTCCAAGGTCACTGGCAGAGATCTGTCAAGAGAGCTGGAAGTCCTGGCCAGAGGTGCTGGCTTCTACTTGAAGTTTCCATAGGTTTCAAATGAATTCAAGTAAATGAGGGCTAGTTCATAGCAGAGCTGATATTGCTCCTGTGGACAGGACACACATGAGTACACGGTGCAAGAACCTTTGTCATGGAAGGC
It contains:
- the LOC112996593 gene encoding uncharacterized protein LOC112996593 produces the protein MVLRGLALAFLLVLAPLRAAQGEEESSPKAEGVPQETEMCQRPRWDQRLQLAPDHPTYKKNEEVMLSCPEGLHPSFSQVKCASEVQSISHGKPVYREVWMGSNGTGGWIRIRSNVECVELLQVVPGTSEVSATSIKLNWTCRFPDACQHMRAMCRLAGPSSPPCEAKEVTGEEMLQGQKGTFTCPPLQPFTVYSVTISLPPSTVLFTWQFQTEETVPDKPENLSLDPSTGLLRWKALPSCKGQILGYQLSITARSAHEAGFLEIERLRVNSSVTEYTLPDHRPGRTYVVTVQGLTAAGAGAVSRQEFLSSGLETSAPLNVSSCGARDISPSQGTVVLPLRPITQPHGAVREHQLIVAVTQDTATVAGVCSGELQPFDASLQHRAYVAAVLNLTAPTDFVLGDGTRQHGYYNAPLQPDGNYTVLLRLVHRQQQAEKFTCVCYSFSGQAPAPWPWTAVTVVLVLLVLAFLFAGILWFVLSRKKKALISQRKENN